A genome region from Penicillium psychrofluorescens genome assembly, chromosome: 3 includes the following:
- a CDS encoding uncharacterized protein (ID:PFLUO_004341-T1.cds;~source:funannotate), whose translation MSLKRKASFSAALPSSPLTPVNEWPAAVDTTKHLHSRTRKRFRDDRPNDAVVYQNTLRWIFSAQQQQQQATPIPTPDPEAMDSEPSPITVSDAIDPRQKTLLQFFRPDQQPASPFRPSRQALAARANECALTTQDDLVRLHAFERLNSIASSSGSESNSPGFMGQADADVEMDMDGGSSSSDSSGQTPMTMTCAGGAGWM comes from the exons ATGTCTCTCAAGCGCAAAGCCTCCTTCTCAGCTGCTCTGCCCTCCAGCCCATTGACTCCGGTCAATGAATGGCCCGCCGCAGTCGACACGACCAAGCACCTCCACAGCCGGACGCGCAAACGCTTCCGCGACGACCGTCCCAATGACGCCGTGGTGTACC AAAACACCCTCcgctggatcttctccgcccagcagcaacagcaacaggCCACCCCAATACCAACACCCGATCCCGAAGCAATGGACTCCGAGCCATCCCCCATCACCGTCTCTGACGCGATCGATCCGCGTCAGAAAACCCTCCTGCAGTTCTTCCGTCCCGATCAACAaccagcatcgccattcCGCCCCTCCCGTCAAGCTTTAGCAGCGCGTGCCAATGAGTGCGCGTTGACGACGCAGGATGATCTCGTGCGTCTCCACGCGTTTGAAAGATTGAATTCTATTGCTAGCTCGAGTGGGAGCGAGTCGAACAGCCCCGGATTTATGGGCCAGGCTGATGCTGATGTGGAGATGGATATGGATGgtggaagcagcagcagtgatAGTTCCGGTCAGACGCCCATGACTATGACTTGCGCTGGGGGTGCCGG
- a CDS encoding uncharacterized protein (ID:PFLUO_004339-T1.cds;~source:funannotate): MLRNLLSFALAGLLMPRATAVPTATHSSPTPSVTTSATGKLVFCHFMIGITSNRNSASDYDDDMKRAKALGIDAFALNIGVDPYTDTQLNYAYQSAATNGMKVFISFDFNWYSTSQGSTIGAKIKQYANMPAQLKVDGKVFVSSFAGDGVDVNAIKSAAGQDLYFAPNFHPGTGDFSAVQGALNWMAWPNNGDNKAPTPGHDVSVADGDQAYMNALQGKSYIAPASAWFSTHFGSEVSYSKNWVFPSDLLWYQRWSQILTLSPRFVEIITWNDYGESHYIGPLSSPHTDDGSSKWAMDMPHDGWLQMSKPFIAAYKAGDSSPLKYITDEQLVYWYRPTPKNVNCDSTDTTTEGNPNNSSGNFFRGRPNGASTMADAVFVVSLLKSPANVVVQSGNQAPRTFAAPAGINAFTVPMGLGQQKFAVTRGDNNQTVLSGTSLKEIVDSCICGIYNFNAYVGTLPAPASIDRLQPAGLASLSVGLRAPCPTNTLGA; encoded by the exons ATGCTGCGAAACCTTCTTTCATTCGCCCTGGCAGGGCTGTTGATGCCCAGGGCTACTGCAGTCCCAACAGCAACACACTCGTCTCCAACTCCCTCCGTCACGACAAGCGCCACTGGCAAGCTCGTCTTCTGTCATTTCATG ATCGGCATCACAAGCAACCGCAACAGTGCAAGCGactacgacgacgacatgAAACGCGCCAAAGCACTAGGCATCGACGCCTTCGCGCTCAACATCGGCGTAGACCCCTACACAGACACGCAACTCAATTACGCCTACCagtccgccgccaccaaTGGCATGAAGGTGTTCATCTCCTTCGACTTCAACTGGTACAGCACGAGCCAGGGCAGCACAATCGGcgccaagatcaagcagtACGCAAATATGCCCGCGCAGCTGAAAGTCGACGGCAAGGTGTTTGTGTCAAGCTTTGCGGGCGACGGCGTCGATGTCAATGCGATCAAATCTGCCGCGGGCCAGGATCTGTACTTTGCGCCGAATTTCCATCCGGGGACGGGTGATTTCAGTGCGGTGCAGGGAGCGCTGAATTGGATGGCGTGGCCGAATAATGGGGATAACAAGGCTCCCACGCCCGGTCATGATGTCTCTGTTGCGGATGGGGATCAGGCGTATATGAATGCGTTGCAGGGGAAATCCTATATTGCAC CGGCCTCGGCATGGTTCTCGACCCATTTCGGCTCCGAAGTCTCCTACAGCAAGAACTGGGTCTTCCCCTCCGATCTGCTCTGGTACCAGCGCTGGAGCCAGATCCTCACGCTGAGCCCGCGCTtcgtcgagatcatcaccTGGAACGACTACGGCGAGTCGCACTATATCGGGCCGTTGTCGTCGCCGCACACCGACGACGGGTCGTCCAAATGGGCGATGGACATGCCCCATGATGGATGGCTGCAGATGTCCAAGCCGTTCATTGCAGCGTACAAGGCCGGGGACTCGTCTCCCCTGAAATACATCACGGACGAGCAGCTGGTGTACTGGTACCGGCCGACGCCCAAGAACGTCAACTGCGACTCCACCGACACCACGACCGAGGGCAACCCGAACAACAGCAGTGGGAACTTCTTCCGCGGCCGACCCAACGGGGCGAGCACGATGGCGGACGCGGTGTTTGTGGTTTCTTTGCTCAAGTCCCCCGCGAACGTCGTGGTGCAATCCGGGAACCAGGCGCCGCGAACGTTCGCCGCGCCGGCGGGGATCAATGCCTTTACGGTGCCGATGGGACTGGGGCAACAGAAATTCGCCGTCACGCGCGGCGACAATAACCAGACGGTGCTGTCGGGCACGAGCCTCAAGGAGATCGTGGACTCGTGCATTTGCGGGATTTACAACTTCAACGCCTATGTGGGGACCCTGCCCGCGCCTGCGTCGATCGACCGACTCCAGCCGGCTGGGCTGGCCAGCCTGTCCGTGGGCTTGCGGGCGCCCTGCCCAACAAACACGCTTGGCGCGTAA
- a CDS encoding uncharacterized protein (ID:PFLUO_004340-T1.cds;~source:funannotate) — MQPREASHAGSWYSDSTRTLTHQLDQWLAQVPDTMANVGSLPVPGARVIIAPHAGYSYSGPCAAYAYKALDLSKAKRIFVLGPSHHHPLSTLALPQLTSYYTPLSSEPLPLDTELIAHLLNTPATKSTGSKVSFTTMTRSIDEDEHSIELHLPYIHRLLQLQYPNTPTAQYPPLVPIMVGSTSAATEQAFGSLLAPYLADPSNAFVISSDFCHWGLRFRYTYYVPQAPKPSLQLPLSSDVLPQPGMDADDVLQTIDSVSAGHELQRRDRVSAQEPAIYESISAFDIATMAAITTGSTKVFLDIIDRTENTVCGRHPISVIMAAMESVAASQPPATDKQGRFHFLRYERSSEVVDVADSSVSYVSAFAVL; from the exons ATGCAGCCCAGAGAAGCGTCTCACGCCGGGTCGTGGTACTCAGATAGTACCCGCACCCTCACCCATCAGCTCGATCAATGGCTGGCCCAGGTGCCAGACACGATGGCCAACGTCGGCTCGCTGCCCGTCCCGGGAGCTCGAGTAATCATTGCACC CCACGCGGGTTACTCCTACTCCGGACCCTGTGCTGCCTACGCATACAAAGCTCTTGATCTCTCCAAAGC CAAGCGCATATTCGTCCTAGGCCCCtcgcaccaccaccccctcTCAACTCTAGCCCTGCCCCAGCTCACTTCATACTACAcccctctctcctccgaaCCTCTCCCCCTCGACACCGAGCTCATCGCTCACCTCCTCAACACGCCCGCCACCAAATCCACCGGCTCCAAAGTAAGCTTCACGACAATGACCCGCTCCATCGATGAAGACGAGCACAGCATCGAGCTCCACCTACCCTATATCCACCGTCTCCTGCAGCTGCAGTACCCCAACACCCCAACCGCACAGTACCCGCCCCTGGTCCCGATCATGGTAGGCagcacctccgccgccacgGAGCAGGCGTTTGGGTCATTGCTAGCGCCCTACCTAGCAGATCCATCCAATGCCTTCGTGATCAGCTCGGACTTTTGCCATTGGGGTCTGCGGTTCAGGTACACGTACTATGTGCCACAGGCACCGAAGCCGAGCCTGCAATTACCCTTGTCGAGCGATGTACTGCCGCAGCCCGGGatggatgcggatgatgttCTCCAGACGATTGACTCTGTTTCGGCGGGCCATGAATTGCAGCGCAGGGACCGCGTCTCGGCCCAGGAACCGGCTATCTATGAGAGTATCTCGGCGTTTGATATTGCGACCATGGCGGCTATCACGACGGGATCGACCAAGGTCTTCTTGGATATTATCGACCGCACAGAGAATACAGTCTGTGGCCGCCATCCGATTAGCGTgatcatggctgccatggaGAGTGTCGCGGCGAGTCAGCCACCGGCGACGGATAAGCAGGGCCGCTTCCATTTCCTGCGGTATGAGCGTAGTTCTGAAGTGGTGGATGTGGCGGATAGCTCAGTGAGCTATGTCTCTGCTTTTGCAGTGCTCTAA